ttccttcctctctctttcctcccttccttctttccttcctccatccccctttcttccttccttccttccttccttcctccgctcctttctttcctctgtccttctttcctttcttcctcccttcctcttttcctttctccctccctccctccctccctccctccttccttcctttccttcctcccttcctcttttccttcctccctccctccctccttccttctttcctccatcctttccttccttcttccacccttcctccctcttttcttcctcccttccatcctttcttcctccctcccttccttccttcttcctccctttctcccttccttccttcttcctccctccttccctccttcctttccttccttcttcctccctccatttctccctcccttccttccttcttcctccctcccttcctaccttccttccctcccgtccttcttcctcccttcctaccttcctccctcccttccttcttcccttccctccttcctcccttccatcctttcttcctccctccctcccttccttccttcttcctcccttccttcttccccccttcccctcttccttccttcttcccttccctccttcctcccttccatcccttcttcctccttcctccctccatttctccctcctttccttctttcttcctccctccctcccttccttccttcttcctcccttcataccttcctccctcccgtccttcttcctcccttcctaccttcctccctcccttccttcttcccttccctccttccttccttccttcctacccctctttctttccttccctcctttcttcctcccttccatcctttcctcctccctccctcccttccttccttcttcctcccttcatacgtcactaaaagacacatttttaagagGAATAGTTTTATAATGAGATTTTATTAATGCTAAACTTCCTTGAAAGCTTTAAATAGAAAGCTGCAGTTGGACCTTGTGATGAGAGTTTATTAACAAACTCTTATTTCTAAAGGTCAAGAAGGACTCAACCTCAGTTCTGCAAGGTCTAAACTCTAAAATCCAAAAATAATCCttttaaattcatataaaacagagaaaataagaagaaactcacatttaagaagatAATAAGAGAAAGTAGTTTTAAATGAGATTATGGATATAAAACTTCCTTAAAAGCTTTCAAGTAGACGTTGTGATAAAAGTTTCTTAACCTTCCCGTCTgatttaactgttccttctttcttccttcttccttccttccttctttcttcctttcttctttcctttcttctttccttccttctacccttccttcctttcttccttctttcctctctcccttccttcttccttctttcctccctccctccttctctctttctttcctttctccctcaatctttcttccttccttcgttcctttccttccttctttcctccctccttctcccttccttcctccctttcttctatccttccttcctccctccttcctccccctacctccctcccttccttcttcttctttccttccttcctttctttccttcgtcccttccttcttttctccctccctccttctctctgtctttcgttcctccttccttccttcctccccctaccttccttcctccttcctcccttcctcctttgactcaaggacaacaggaaggttctTAACAAACTCTTATTTTCCAACCCAAGTTTTAACATTATGACTAAAACATTCTCTATTTCGTTATttcattttaccttttttactttttcactatttgtataacataaataaaatctttCTAATATAAATAATCTTCCTCTTCGGTCTGACCGTGTTGTATTTTGCAGACGGAGCATTCCCGATGAGCCAAAGAagtttccctccatctttctggAACAGCTCCTACCAGCCGTCCGTCTCCTCCACGTTGGGCGGCGCTCTCTCCGCTCCTCACTCAGAGCTCTCCTTCCCCTCCGACCCGTACTCCTCCGCCTCGCTTCACAGCCACCTCCACCAGCCCAGCCCCGGACGCCTGGCACCcgtcccaccaccaccaccaccaccaccaccacccgtACTCACTAGGGGGCCAGAGTTCGGCGTATCCTCGTCCGGGCGTGCACGAGATGTACGGAGCGGCGTTCGACCCGCGCTACGGCTCGCTGCTGGTGCCGTCGGTCAGGTCTCATCACCGGCTGACGTCCGGCAGCTCGGTACCGGGGGCCCAGCTCCTCGCCGTGTGACATCGGGGGGAAGGGGGAGTCGGGGTCGGGGTCGGGGTCCGGGTGGAGCGGGACTTTCACGGGAGCCGGCGCGGAGATCGGACTCAACATGGACACAGGTATTAAACATCAGTACACGATCAATCTTTATttgagcaggttctaaaccgaactcttcaggttttaactttaaagagacccaacaaggaaagaaggaaggacagaaggaaggaaggaagaaggaagggagggacatagggggaggaaagaaagagagaaggagggaggaaagaaggatggaaggaaggaaggaaggaactcttcaggtttaattttgaAGAGACCcaacaaggaaagaaggatagaagaaagaaggaaggaaggaagaaggaagggagggacgtagggggaggaaagaaggaaggtaggaaggaagggaggtttaattttaaagagacccaacaagCAAAGAAGGctagaagaaagaaggaaggaaggaagaaggaagggagggacgtaggggaggaaagaaggaagggaggaactcttcaggtttaattttgaAGAGACCcaacaaggaaagaaagagagaaggagggaggaaagaaggatggaaggaaggaaggaaggaagggaggaactcttcaggttttaattttgaaGAGACCcaacaaggaaagaaggatagaagaaagaaggaaggaaggaaggaaggaaggaagaaggaagggaggacgtagggggagcaaagaaagagagaagaaaaggaggaaagaaggatggaaggaaggaaggaaggaagggaggaactcttcaggttttaattttgaaGAGACCcaacaaggaaagaaggatagaagaaagaaggaaggaaggaagaaggaaggaagggagggacgtagggggagcaaagaaagagagaaggagggaggaaagaaggatggaaggaaggaagggaggtttaattttaaagagacccaacaaggaaagaaggatagaagaaagaaggaaggaaggaagaaggaagggagggacgtagggggaggaaagacagagagaaggagggaggaaagaaggaaggtaggaaggaagggaggaagggaggaactcttcaggttttaattttaaagagacccaacaaggaaagaagaatagaagaaagaaggaaggaaggaaggaaagaagaaggaagggagggacgtagggggaggaaagaaagagagaaggagggaggaaagaaggatggaaggaaggaaggaagggaggaactcttcaggttttaattttgaaGAGACCCAACAAGGAAAGAAGGctagaagaaagaaggaaggaaggaagaaggaagggagggacgtagggggaggaaagacagagagaaggagggaggaaagaaggatggaaggaaggaaggaaggaagggaggaactcttcaggttttaactttaaagagacccaacaaggaaagaaggatagaagaaagaaggaaggaaggaagaaggaagggagggacgtagggggaggaaagacagagagaaggagggaggaaagaaggaaggtaggaaggaagggaggtttaattttaaagagacccaacaaggaaagaaggatagaagaaagaaggaaggaaggaagaaggaagggagggacgtagggggaggaaagaaagagagaaggagggaggaaagaaggatggaaggaaggaaggaaggaaggaaggaaggaagggaggaactcttcaggttttaattttgaaGAGACCcaacaaggaaagaaggatagaagaaagaaggaaggaaggaaggaaggaaggaagaaggaagggagggacgtagggggaggaaagaaagagagaaggagggaggaaagaaggaaggaagggaggaaggaaggaagggaggaactcttcaggttttaattttaaagagacccaacaaggaaagaaggatagaagaaagaaggaaggaaggaaggaagaaggaagggagggacgtagggggaggaaagaaagagagaaggagggaggaaagaaggaaggtaggtaggaaggaagggaggaactcttcaggtttaattttgaAGAAACCcaacaaggaaagaaggatagaaggaagaaggaaggaaggaaggaagaaggaagggagggacataagggggaggaaagaaagagagaaagagggaggaaagaaggaaggaagggaggaaggaagggaggaactcttcaggttttaattttttgGCAACAGAACCAGacttgttgtcctcgagtcaaggaaggaaggttaggaaggaaaggagcaaggaaaacaggaagggaggaaggaagaaagaaaggaaggaaagaaggaagggagggacgtggggggaggaaagaaagagagaaggagggaggaaagaaggaaggaaggaaggaagggaggaaggaaaggaagggaggaaggtagggggaagaaagaaagagaaggagggagggaggaaggaaggaagaaggaaggaaaggaaggacagaaggaaggaaaggaaggaaagaaggaagggaggatcctcctccctcctaccttccttccttacttacttctttcttccatccttccttcctaccttccttattattattattcctctctctctctctctatgtctgtctctctctctctctccctctcttttctatgtctctctccctctctatgtctctctctctcgctctctctgtctctgtctctctctctctctctccctctctctctctatgtctctctctctctccctctctctgtctctccctctctctctctctctctctctctctctctctccccttctctccctctctctctccctctctctctctctctgtctgtctctctctctccctctctatgtctctctctccctctccctctgtctctgtctatctccctctctccctctctctctctctccccctctccctctctccctctctctctctctctctctgcgttaGCATCGTGTGTCGCTAACAAAGTAACAGAATCAGTGTgaaaagctgcagcagtcaCTGAGAGTCTGTTTCTCTGCTTCAGATCAACTTACCAACAAACTGACTGTCAATCAGCGCCTTAACACCAGCTGtcaacttccttttttttttcttttttctgttgctgtCTTTGCTTtcatcctcctcccttccctcccttccctccctccctccttcccctccttcccttcctcccttcctccctcctccgtcTGCCCTcgggtgattttttttttttttttaaaatcaacaaaacattttttctaatctctctttttttttcttgcttttcctcccttccttttcttcttcactctcAGGTCTGCAGACACAGGATAAGACCAAGGATTTGTATTGGTTTTAAAAAGACTGCAAACCTCCCAAcactccttctccttcttcttcttcttcttctcctactccttctacttctcctcctctcttttttttccctttcctcttctctcctttcctctctctctgtgttgctgctgctgctgctgggatttgactgactgactgattgacggCAGTTCTTGTGCTGTAACGGCTTCTTGGTCTACTTGCAGCTCTGTGTTACGGAGGACTGTGCAGCAGCTGAACGCCGGCTGATGAGAAGcgaaaaaaagcaacacacaaaaaaaaaaactatgaaaaaaaaaagaaaagaaaaagaaaagactggATGGACTCACTcgctaaagagagagagagagagagagagagtaaggagtaaggagaatCTGATCTTGACGGATGTGGACAAAGACAGGACCCTTTGTGCTTCTGTAACAGGCAGGGGGACAACACATTCCTAAAGTGGGATAAGTCTGCgaggaggagggacggagggacagacggacggacggacagacggacagacggacggaGACACATGTGTTGTCAAACTCTAAACTCTAAAAGAGACGAGCGCTTGGAAGGAGTTGGCAGGACTCGGCTCACTGGGACAACTGGGCTACAGACACTGGGAGTGTTatggctgctggaggagaaaaaaaaaaaaaaaaaagggggcggggggggggggggtcgtgTTGGTGTTGGAAGAAGTCACACTGcaacaacaataagaaaaaaaaaactcaactggCAGCCGACGGTGAAATGAGAGGTTCAGAGTTCAAAGTCAACCgagacaaagaggaaagacctcttcttttaaattaaattagtttttgGTCGTTGTTTTCaactgatataaaaaaaaagaaaagatgaagtcaTGATTTCACagctatgaaaaaaaaaactgtgtccgattttcatacacacacacagagagacacacacacacacagagagagacacacacacacacacagagagagagacacacacacacacagagagagacacacacacacacacacacagagagacacacacacacacagagagagacacacacacacacacagagagagagacacacacacacacagagacacacactcagtctaagcacagctataaaaaaaactgtccgattttcacacacacacacacacacacacacatgtacacagacacactcacacacacacacagagacacacacacacagagacacacacagatacacacacacacacacacagagacacacacacacagacacacagatgcacacacacacacacacagagacacacacacacacacatgtacacagacacactcatacacacacacacacacacacacagagagacacactcaGTCTAAGCAcagctataaaaaataaaactgtccgattttcacacacacacacacacacacacacacacacacacagagacacacacacacacacacacacacacacacactaagcaTCAGGACGATcatgaaaaaataagaaatcaaGTATTAAATTCTTGCAAAatgaacaaatgtgttttctttgtgaaGTTTAATTTGGCGGCGAGAATGAGTTCTTCTTCACTATCTGCAAAAACTGTAGTGTGCTAGACAGTAGAATAAGACTGGAGCTCAGTTTGTGCCACGTTCACACAGATTCACTCCAACATCCATGTTTGCTCTGTTGtgaccctttcaaaataaaagaacaactATAGCAACAACACTGATTTGGTGACTTGCAGCTCAAAAA
This genomic interval from Scomber japonicus isolate fScoJap1 chromosome 17, fScoJap1.pri, whole genome shotgun sequence contains the following:
- the vgll2a gene encoding LOW QUALITY PROTEIN: transcription cofactor vestigial-like protein 2a (The sequence of the model RefSeq protein was modified relative to this genomic sequence to represent the inferred CDS: deleted 2 bases in 2 codons), with product MSCLDVMYQVFGPQPYFSSYSPYHHQKLALYSKMQDPQDGGSGSGGRLGPAGPSGALAIKEEDKDLPPGAEYLSSRCVLFTYFQGDISAVVDEHFSRALSQPNAYPASASTSHKAVRDGAFPMSQRSFPPSFWNSSYQPSVSSTLGGALSAPHSELSFPSDPYSSASLHSHLHQPSPDAWHPSHHHHHHHHHPYSLGGQSSAYPRPGVHEMYGAAFDPRYGSLLVPSVRSHHRLTSGSSVRGPSSSPCDIGGKGESGSGSGSGWSGTFTGAGAEIGLNMDTGLQTQDKTKDLYWF